A genomic window from Candidatus Nitrosoglobus terrae includes:
- the treS gene encoding maltose alpha-D-glucosyltransferase, translating to MNQLEETFVWPDDPLWYKDAIIYQLHVRAFFDSNNDGTGDFRGLTQKLDYIQNLGVNTIWLLPFYPSPLRDDGYDIADYHNIYAEYGTRRDFRNFVREAHSRGLKVIIELVINHTSDQHPWFQAARKAPSGSAKRNFYVWSDTDHKFPETRIIFTDTETSNWAWDPVAKAYYWHRFFSHQPDLNHNNPAVVKAVTQVMRFWLDMGVDGLRLDAIPYLCVREGTNNENLPETHAVIKQMRSVVDTYYQNRVFLAEANQWPEDVSEYFGEGDECHMAYHFPLMPRIYMAVAQEDRHPITEIMNQTPDIPENCQWAVFLRNHDELTLEMVTDKERDYMYQTYAANARMRVNVGIRRRLAPLMDNDPAKIQLMNSLLLSMPGSPVIYYGDEIGMGDNIYLGDRNGVRTPMQWSPDRNAGFSKADPQRLYLPPIMDPVYGYEAVNIEAQNRDLFSFLNWMKRLLAVRKSVKAFGRGTLKFLRPGNRKILAYVREYGDEIVLCVANLSRHAQPVELDLSRFQGKMPIEMMGQTTFPLIGELPYLLTLPSYGFYWFKLTTSEDSYWSERQQPLLESPVLVFFDGWSSLFPDRVNPSRKRMAETLRKQLEQALRDFLASRRWFGAKGEIIERVVLQQAQEWKAEGSWLLAWVRVDSHSKSQRYFVPLAIAWGEGDEEPIRRLLPFTVAKIRRRSRLGILYDALEDIVFVRSLVMAIKQRQEIPFGAGKLKCFPTAAFEKLTSEVSVQQLERPGTEGTNSALILDEQLFFKVYRRLQEGINPELEMGRFLTESSPFSNIVPLAGALEYSGSEGESVTLALLQGFAVNQGDCWNYTIDYLKRFLAYGVARPSDEAVIEIEESAANYMRIIKILGQRTGEMHQALAKVTGDPDFDPEPITASDLSAWRKDIEQEILQTLQKIAQGSGGFSESLQIDLDRLLASKEDLLQRLDGLILTQVQAVKTRHHGDYHLGQVLVAEDDFIIIDFEGEPIRPLAERRIKHSPLRDVAGILRSFSYAAAVALHHCTVDRPEDQSLLDPLVSAWEKEVIESFLAGYSEAVESCPAYPQDSRHFWQLIELFVLEKVLYELRYELDNRPEWVGVPLGGLLRFLAEGGMRGQPV from the coding sequence ATGAATCAACTAGAAGAAACCTTTGTTTGGCCAGATGATCCCCTCTGGTATAAAGACGCTATTATCTATCAGCTTCATGTTAGAGCCTTTTTTGATAGTAATAATGATGGTACGGGAGATTTTCGGGGTCTGACCCAGAAGCTGGATTATATCCAGAATTTAGGGGTTAATACGATTTGGTTGCTGCCATTTTATCCTTCTCCTTTGCGGGATGATGGGTATGATATTGCGGATTATCATAATATTTATGCAGAGTATGGTACTCGTCGAGATTTTAGGAATTTTGTGCGTGAGGCCCATAGCCGCGGGCTAAAAGTGATTATTGAGCTAGTTATTAACCATACTTCAGATCAGCATCCTTGGTTCCAAGCCGCCCGTAAAGCCCCTTCAGGATCGGCCAAACGAAATTTTTACGTTTGGAGCGATACTGATCACAAGTTTCCTGAAACTCGAATTATTTTTACGGACACGGAAACCTCTAATTGGGCTTGGGATCCGGTAGCTAAGGCTTATTATTGGCATCGGTTTTTCTCTCATCAACCTGATCTCAATCATAATAATCCGGCGGTGGTTAAGGCGGTCACTCAGGTGATGCGTTTTTGGCTAGACATGGGCGTAGATGGTCTGCGTTTAGATGCTATCCCTTATCTTTGCGTGCGGGAAGGAACCAATAATGAGAATCTACCTGAAACCCATGCCGTGATTAAACAGATGCGATCGGTGGTAGATACCTATTACCAAAACCGAGTATTTTTAGCCGAAGCCAATCAATGGCCGGAAGATGTCAGCGAGTACTTTGGGGAGGGAGATGAATGCCATATGGCCTACCATTTTCCATTAATGCCCCGTATCTATATGGCGGTTGCTCAGGAAGATCGGCATCCTATCACCGAAATTATGAATCAGACGCCCGATATCCCTGAGAATTGTCAATGGGCTGTTTTTCTACGTAATCATGATGAGCTTACTTTGGAGATGGTCACCGATAAGGAGCGTGATTACATGTACCAGACCTATGCGGCTAATGCTCGGATGCGGGTTAATGTGGGCATACGGAGACGTTTGGCACCATTGATGGATAACGATCCAGCCAAGATCCAGCTTATGAATAGTCTACTGCTTTCTATGCCTGGATCTCCGGTAATTTACTATGGCGATGAAATTGGCATGGGGGATAATATTTACTTGGGGGATCGTAATGGTGTACGCACCCCGATGCAGTGGAGCCCAGATCGTAATGCGGGGTTTTCTAAAGCTGATCCCCAGCGTTTGTATTTACCACCGATCATGGACCCCGTTTACGGTTATGAAGCCGTCAATATAGAAGCCCAGAATCGGGATCTTTTTTCTTTTCTAAACTGGATGAAACGTCTACTTGCAGTACGTAAGAGCGTTAAAGCATTTGGTCGGGGTACGCTGAAGTTTCTTCGTCCTGGAAATCGTAAAATTTTAGCCTATGTGCGGGAATATGGGGATGAGATTGTTTTATGCGTGGCTAATTTGTCTCGCCATGCCCAGCCGGTAGAGCTGGATCTCTCTCGCTTTCAGGGGAAGATGCCTATAGAGATGATGGGGCAGACTACGTTTCCGCTTATCGGCGAGTTGCCCTACTTATTAACGCTCCCTAGCTATGGTTTCTACTGGTTTAAGCTAACAACAAGTGAGGATTCTTATTGGAGCGAAAGGCAGCAACCCTTATTGGAATCACCCGTATTAGTATTCTTTGATGGCTGGAGCAGCTTATTTCCTGATCGAGTCAACCCTTCTCGTAAACGCATGGCTGAGACTCTCCGCAAACAGCTAGAGCAGGCATTGAGAGATTTCTTGGCTTCACGTCGTTGGTTTGGGGCTAAGGGAGAAATCATAGAGCGAGTGGTTTTACAGCAGGCGCAAGAGTGGAAGGCGGAGGGTAGCTGGCTGCTTGCTTGGGTAAGGGTAGATAGTCATTCTAAATCCCAGCGCTATTTTGTACCTTTAGCGATTGCTTGGGGAGAGGGTGATGAAGAGCCTATACGCCGATTACTGCCCTTTACTGTTGCTAAAATTCGACGACGATCCCGTCTGGGTATTTTGTATGATGCCTTAGAGGATATTGTTTTTGTTCGATCGCTGGTGATGGCAATAAAACAGCGTCAGGAGATTCCTTTTGGGGCTGGAAAATTAAAATGTTTTCCTACTGCTGCCTTTGAGAAACTGACAAGTGAAGTATCGGTACAGCAGCTAGAGCGCCCTGGCACGGAAGGCACAAACAGTGCCTTGATTTTGGATGAGCAATTATTTTTTAAAGTTTACCGTCGCTTACAAGAAGGGATAAATCCTGAGCTGGAAATGGGACGTTTTTTAACTGAATCGTCTCCATTTTCTAATATTGTGCCTTTAGCTGGTGCTTTAGAATACTCAGGATCTGAGGGAGAATCCGTTACTCTAGCCTTGTTACAAGGCTTTGCCGTTAATCAGGGAGATTGCTGGAATTACACCATTGATTATTTAAAACGTTTCTTAGCCTATGGAGTGGCTAGACCCTCAGATGAGGCGGTCATTGAGATTGAAGAATCTGCGGCCAATTACATGAGGATCATAAAGATCCTTGGGCAACGTACTGGAGAGATGCATCAAGCCTTAGCTAAGGTTACGGGAGATCCAGATTTTGATCCAGAGCCTATTACTGCTTCTGATTTATCCGCTTGGCGCAAAGATATTGAACAAGAGATCTTACAGACGCTGCAGAAAATAGCGCAGGGTAGTGGGGGTTTTTCTGAGTCGCTGCAAATTGATTTGGATCGTTTATTAGCTTCTAAAGAGGATTTGCTACAGCGGCTTGATGGTTTGATACTTACTCAAGTGCAAGCGGTTAAAACTCGGCATCATGGGGATTATCATTTGGGCCAAGTTTTAGTAGCAGAAGATGATTTTATCATTATCGATTTTGAAGGCGAGCCGATCCGTCCGCTGGCTGAGCGTCGCATAAAGCATTCACCCTTACGGGATGTAGCAGGTATATTACGATCCTTTAGTTACGCTGCTGCTGTTGCCTTACATCATTGTACGGTAGATCGTCCCGAGGATCAGAGCTTACTTGATCCCTTGGTTTCTGCTTGGGAAAAAGAGGTCATAGAGAGTTTCTTAGCAGGGTACAGTGAGGCAGTCGAAAGTTGTCCCGCTTATCCTCAAGACTCTAGGCATTTTTGGCAGCTTATTGAGTTGTTTGTTTTAGAAAAGGTACTTTATGAGCTGCGTTATGAGCTTGATAATCGGCCAGAATGGGTGGGTGTACCTTTAGGGGGGTTATTGCGATTTTTGGCGGAAGGGGGTATGAGGGGACAGCCCGTCTAA
- a CDS encoding GNAT family N-acetyltransferase codes for MAAPSLKTSRLLLRQWHDKDLPLFATMNADPQVMEFFPAPLDKRASDELVFTIQANLKTSLFGLWAVEILDVARFAGFIGLSVPRLEAPFMPAIEIAWRLALEYWGEGYATEGAQAVLKYGFEVLKLPEIIAFTAAINLRSIRVMQRI; via the coding sequence GTGGCGGCCCCCTCTTTAAAAACATCACGGCTGCTACTTCGACAATGGCATGATAAGGATTTACCTCTATTTGCTACCATGAATGCCGATCCGCAGGTGATGGAATTTTTTCCTGCGCCGCTGGATAAGCGAGCCAGTGATGAACTTGTTTTTACTATCCAAGCCAATCTTAAAACAAGCTTATTTGGTCTATGGGCAGTAGAAATTCTAGATGTAGCTCGCTTTGCAGGCTTTATCGGTTTGTCGGTGCCAAGATTAGAGGCTCCCTTTATGCCGGCGATTGAAATAGCTTGGCGACTTGCTCTGGAATACTGGGGCGAAGGTTATGCCACTGAAGGAGCGCAAGCGGTCTTAAAATATGGCTTTGAGGTATTGAAACTACCAGAAATTATAGCGTTCACCGCTGCAATAAATCTCCGCTCTATACGCGTCATGCAGCGAATCTAG
- the icd gene encoding NADP-dependent isocitrate dehydrogenase: protein MVYDRISPPAKGEPITVNKDLTLDIPAHPIIPFIEGDGIGVDITPVMRQVIDSAVEKAYGKTRSIAWMEVYAGEKAIQVYGEDQWLPEETLAALRQFVVSIKGPLTTPVGKGIRSLNVSIRQVLDLYACIRPVRYFSGTPSPLADPSRTNMVIFRENTEDIYAGIEWPAKSVEAQKIIRFLQQEMGVKKIRFPESSGIGIKPISQEGSQRLIRKAIQYAIDNHRRSVTLVHKGNIMKFTEGAFRDWGYELAREEFGAQLLDGGPWCELVSPKDGSKIMIKDAIADNFLQQILLRPEEYEVIATPNLNGDYLSDALAAQVGGIGMAPGANIGDAIAVFEATHGTAPKYTGQNRVNPSSLLLSGEMMLRYLVWHEAADLVIKGLSKAIAARTVTYDLARLVAGATQVSCSGFGKAIIEGM from the coding sequence ATGGTCTATGACCGAATTTCTCCTCCTGCTAAGGGTGAACCCATAACAGTTAATAAAGATTTAACCCTTGATATTCCTGCTCATCCAATTATTCCTTTCATAGAGGGCGATGGTATTGGCGTGGATATTACCCCAGTGATGCGTCAGGTGATTGATAGTGCTGTGGAGAAAGCTTATGGAAAAACCCGCTCTATTGCTTGGATGGAGGTCTATGCAGGGGAAAAAGCGATTCAGGTGTATGGTGAAGATCAATGGCTTCCAGAGGAGACTTTAGCGGCTTTGCGTCAGTTTGTAGTCTCTATTAAAGGACCGTTAACGACCCCCGTAGGGAAGGGTATTCGTTCCCTGAATGTCTCTATCCGTCAGGTGTTGGATTTATATGCCTGTATTCGACCGGTACGTTATTTTTCGGGTACCCCCAGTCCTTTGGCAGACCCTTCTCGTACCAATATGGTGATCTTTCGGGAGAATACTGAAGATATCTATGCGGGAATAGAATGGCCAGCGAAATCGGTAGAAGCGCAAAAGATAATTCGTTTTTTGCAGCAGGAGATGGGGGTAAAGAAAATTCGCTTCCCTGAAAGCTCGGGTATTGGCATTAAACCCATATCTCAAGAAGGATCTCAGCGTCTAATTCGCAAAGCTATTCAGTACGCTATTGATAATCATCGGCGCTCTGTCACCTTAGTGCATAAAGGCAACATTATGAAATTTACTGAAGGGGCCTTTCGTGATTGGGGTTATGAATTAGCACGGGAAGAATTTGGGGCTCAGCTGCTTGATGGAGGGCCGTGGTGTGAGTTAGTGAGTCCTAAAGATGGCAGTAAGATTATGATTAAAGATGCGATTGCAGATAATTTCTTGCAGCAAATTTTATTGCGCCCTGAAGAGTATGAGGTCATCGCTACCCCTAATCTTAATGGTGACTATCTTTCTGATGCCTTAGCCGCCCAAGTCGGAGGGATTGGCATGGCACCAGGGGCGAATATTGGGGATGCCATAGCAGTATTTGAAGCCACTCACGGGACAGCACCTAAATATACAGGCCAAAATCGGGTTAACCCTAGTAGTCTGTTACTCTCAGGAGAAATGATGTTACGGTATTTAGTATGGCATGAGGCGGCGGATTTAGTCATAAAAGGGCTATCTAAGGCGATAGCTGCAAGAACAGTCACCTATGATTTAGCGCGGTTGGTAGCGGGAGCTACCCAAGTATCCTGCTCTGGTTTTGGGAAGGCCATTATTGAAGGGATGTAG
- a CDS encoding epoxyqueuosine reductase QueH, with the protein MNMIATRKRLALPEGHCKVLLHSCCAPCSGEVMESMLASGIEFSIFFYNPNIHPVKEYEIRKNENIRFAEQHNITFIDADYDVDNWFARVKGMEWAPERGIRCTACFDMRFERTALYAYEHGFDTITSSLGLSRWKDMDQINSCGERAATRYSNLIYWTYNWRKAGGSSRMIEISKREGFYQQEYCGCVFSLRDTNRHRLAQGRERIKIGVKFYGK; encoded by the coding sequence ATGAATATGATAGCGACTAGAAAAAGATTGGCGCTTCCTGAAGGGCATTGTAAAGTGTTACTTCACTCTTGCTGTGCGCCCTGTTCTGGCGAGGTGATGGAGTCAATGTTAGCCTCTGGGATTGAGTTTAGTATTTTTTTCTATAATCCTAATATTCATCCAGTTAAAGAATATGAGATTCGTAAAAATGAAAATATTCGTTTTGCCGAGCAACATAATATTACGTTTATAGATGCTGATTATGATGTGGATAATTGGTTTGCGCGGGTAAAAGGTATGGAATGGGCACCCGAAAGGGGTATCCGCTGTACGGCCTGTTTTGATATGCGCTTTGAGCGCACTGCATTATATGCCTATGAGCATGGGTTTGATACGATTACCAGCTCCCTTGGCCTCTCTCGTTGGAAAGATATGGATCAAATTAATAGTTGTGGCGAGCGAGCCGCCACCCGTTATTCAAATCTGATTTACTGGACCTATAACTGGCGAAAGGCAGGGGGTTCTAGTCGTATGATTGAAATTAGTAAGCGGGAGGGATTTTACCAGCAAGAGTATTGCGGCTGTGTATTTTCCTTGCGTGATACTAATCGCCATCGCCTTGCTCAAGGTCGTGAACGGATAAAAATAGGGGTAAAGTTCTATGGTAAATAA
- a CDS encoding PhoH family protein: MSNQSLTDKRIFVLDTNVLMHDPAAIFRFHEHDIYLPMIVLEELDAAKKGSSEVARNVRQATRFLNDLLTQINHHEDINQGLRLSAKNLEMENTYGRLFFQTHELDSALPTTLPSQKPDNNILRTTIALQEIHPECTVILVSKDINLRIKATVLGILAEDYYNDKVLDDVDLLYTGHSALPCDFWVTQGKTMDSWSESGRTFYRITSALVRDWYPNQCLYIEGENNFEAIVRNRENETAIIELVQNYRTSSHTVWGISARNREQNFALNLLLDPEVDFVTLLGAAGTGKTLLALAAGLTLTLETKLYREIIMTRVTIPVGEDIGFLPGTEEEKMTPWMGALMDNLEVLANPENGGEWARAATNDLLQHRIKIRSLNFMRGRTFLNRFIIIDEAQNLTSKQMKTLITRAGPGTKIVCLGNIAQIDTPYLTETTSGLTYVVDHFKTWDHSGHITLLRGERSRLADFASGI, encoded by the coding sequence ATGAGTAATCAATCTCTTACTGATAAACGTATTTTTGTCCTCGACACTAATGTATTGATGCACGATCCAGCAGCTATTTTTCGCTTCCATGAACATGATATTTATTTACCTATGATTGTGCTGGAAGAGCTGGACGCGGCTAAAAAAGGTTCATCGGAAGTTGCCCGTAATGTTCGGCAAGCCACCCGTTTTTTAAATGATCTATTAACACAAATTAATCATCATGAGGACATTAATCAAGGACTCCGCTTATCTGCTAAAAATTTAGAAATGGAGAATACTTATGGACGACTTTTTTTCCAGACTCATGAACTCGATTCTGCTTTACCAACTACCTTGCCAAGTCAAAAGCCAGATAATAATATTCTGAGAACCACCATTGCGTTACAGGAAATCCATCCAGAATGCACGGTTATCTTAGTATCTAAAGATATTAATCTTCGTATCAAGGCCACTGTACTTGGGATTCTGGCTGAAGATTATTATAACGATAAAGTTTTAGATGACGTTGATCTACTCTATACCGGTCATTCAGCGCTGCCCTGCGATTTCTGGGTGACTCAGGGAAAAACCATGGATTCTTGGAGTGAGTCAGGGCGTACTTTTTATCGAATTACCAGCGCTTTAGTAAGGGACTGGTACCCTAATCAATGTCTTTATATTGAAGGAGAAAATAATTTTGAGGCTATAGTTCGTAACCGAGAAAATGAGACAGCAATCATCGAGTTAGTCCAAAATTATCGCACATCTAGCCACACTGTCTGGGGAATCTCCGCCCGTAATCGGGAGCAAAACTTTGCCCTTAATCTTCTTTTAGACCCAGAAGTAGATTTTGTCACCTTGCTGGGGGCTGCGGGTACGGGGAAAACTTTACTTGCCCTTGCCGCGGGTCTTACTCTCACTTTAGAGACTAAGCTCTATCGAGAAATTATCATGACCCGCGTAACTATTCCTGTGGGTGAGGATATTGGCTTTCTACCGGGTACTGAAGAGGAAAAAATGACCCCATGGATGGGCGCACTTATGGATAATCTGGAAGTATTGGCAAATCCTGAGAACGGCGGTGAATGGGCTCGGGCTGCAACCAACGATCTGCTTCAACACCGTATTAAGATTCGATCCTTGAACTTCATGCGTGGGCGTACTTTTCTTAACCGCTTCATTATTATTGATGAGGCACAAAATTTAACCTCCAAGCAAATGAAAACGCTCATTACCCGTGCCGGCCCAGGCACTAAAATCGTCTGTCTTGGAAATATTGCCCAAATTGATACCCCCTACTTAACGGAAACTACCTCAGGTTTAACCTACGTGGTGGATCACTTTAAAACCTGGGATCACAGTGGCCATATTACGTTATTGCGAGGAGAGCGATCTCGGCTCGCAGATTTTGCCTCAGGGATTTAG
- a CDS encoding DUF4139 domain-containing protein has translation MDQYYNPILLTTCQQTLLIKALILSMLLSSTIAWGNEEIQTTQADQKAVSITIYNNNLALVRDQRRIVLKKGNNTLAFTDVSTEIQPETALLRNLSRPKNFFVIEQNYEFDLLTAQNLLEKYVGQKVGVRYHHPTTGEQTIKEAILLAANPEIILQFKDHIEAGIPLNRITYPQTPQNLRTNPALVSQINTTFTGPQTLELNYLTRGLSWKADYIAQLNEAENHFDLNSWITLTNQSGIAYKGAHLQFMAGNIHQVTPFAKYARPQAREAITLANEAPTVQEEALLDYHLYSLAQATTINNNQTKQITLFNARNIPIQKSYEIHDHISCTQDNPTYPTVFNLPVAIFLRFDNSKENKLGLPLPPGIVRFYKQNLAHDFQFVGEDIMIHKDDYAEFKIGQAFDVTAIKQRTRYQKLSYNTFESTFEIKIQNITKIPVVVKITELIPDNCHVLAENYPHQQKTANAAVWQLAIPPEKRTTLIINFEAEKKPILER, from the coding sequence ATGGATCAGTATTATAACCCTATATTGCTCACCACCTGCCAGCAAACTCTCCTTATAAAAGCACTCATTCTGAGTATGCTGTTGTCAAGTACTATCGCCTGGGGCAATGAAGAAATACAAACCACCCAAGCCGATCAGAAAGCAGTGTCAATTACCATCTATAACAATAATCTCGCCTTAGTAAGGGATCAGCGCCGAATCGTCTTAAAAAAAGGCAATAATACGTTAGCTTTTACAGATGTAAGTACTGAAATTCAGCCCGAAACAGCTTTGCTGCGTAACTTATCTCGGCCCAAAAATTTCTTCGTTATTGAGCAAAATTATGAATTTGATTTACTGACCGCTCAGAATTTGCTAGAAAAATATGTAGGACAGAAAGTTGGCGTGCGCTATCACCATCCAACCACCGGTGAACAAACCATTAAAGAAGCCATTTTGCTGGCTGCTAATCCAGAAATCATACTGCAATTTAAAGATCATATTGAAGCTGGAATTCCCTTAAATCGGATTACCTATCCACAGACCCCCCAAAATCTACGAACGAACCCCGCTTTAGTCTCACAGATTAATACGACCTTCACTGGCCCGCAGACACTAGAACTTAACTATCTTACCCGGGGTCTTAGCTGGAAAGCGGATTATATCGCCCAGCTTAATGAGGCTGAGAATCACTTTGATCTCAATAGCTGGATTACCCTCACGAATCAATCCGGCATTGCTTACAAAGGGGCTCATCTGCAATTTATGGCGGGTAATATCCACCAAGTTACCCCCTTCGCTAAATATGCCAGACCACAAGCCCGAGAAGCTATCACCCTTGCTAACGAAGCCCCCACTGTCCAAGAAGAAGCGCTACTGGATTATCATCTCTACTCATTAGCGCAGGCAACAACGATTAATAATAACCAGACAAAACAGATTACGCTATTTAATGCGCGTAATATCCCGATCCAGAAAAGCTATGAAATTCATGACCATATTTCCTGTACCCAAGATAATCCCACTTACCCTACTGTTTTTAACCTTCCGGTAGCCATTTTTCTTCGCTTTGATAACAGTAAAGAAAATAAATTAGGACTCCCCTTACCCCCAGGTATTGTCCGTTTTTATAAACAAAATTTAGCTCATGATTTTCAATTTGTGGGGGAAGATATCATGATTCATAAAGATGATTATGCTGAATTTAAGATTGGGCAAGCTTTTGATGTCACTGCAATAAAACAGCGAACAAGGTACCAGAAATTATCCTACAATACCTTTGAATCTACTTTCGAAATAAAGATCCAAAACATTACCAAGATTCCTGTTGTAGTTAAAATCACTGAGTTGATTCCAGATAACTGCCATGTTCTCGCTGAAAACTACCCCCACCAACAAAAAACTGCTAATGCTGCAGTTTGGCAATTAGCAATACCTCCTGAGAAACGTACTACCCTCATTATCAACTTCGAAGCTGAAAAAAAACCCATCCTTGAGAGGTAG
- a CDS encoding polymer-forming cytoskeletal protein, producing MKYLLTAITLLVISNTSLAISIDLGTAGNYTLLATGSGGWYGDLNLGSGANIEGNVGAHNSLELGASATVSGDASYGNLSLGANASINGSSTQEGASFWDNLHSDLRSISDQAYSYTGIDKGYIGTS from the coding sequence ATGAAATACTTGCTTACAGCAATTACTTTACTAGTAATATCAAATACTTCATTGGCTATATCCATTGATCTAGGCACAGCTGGAAATTACACACTACTCGCTACAGGATCAGGAGGCTGGTACGGTGATTTAAATCTAGGGAGCGGGGCTAATATTGAAGGTAACGTAGGGGCTCATAACTCTCTTGAGCTAGGCGCTTCGGCAACAGTAAGTGGGGATGCTAGTTACGGTAATTTATCATTGGGTGCCAATGCTTCAATTAATGGATCTTCAACTCAGGAGGGAGCATCATTTTGGGATAACCTCCATAGCGATTTAAGATCTATCTCCGATCAAGCCTATAGTTATACCGGTATAGATAAGGGCTATATTGGTACTTCATAG
- a CDS encoding patatin-like phospholipase family protein produces MKEKAKLIVGKDVIAEEHEKYVKPRRAYAKIDAGDPEKDAVGLGLSGGGIRSATFNLGILQAVELYGFLKRVDYLSTVSGGGYIGSALTWFMSFHRSAFPFPTERWYGEQYKAAQKADTIGTLHEHASYLTPSQGLNLWSLIAFILGGTLINLLVIIPLFS; encoded by the coding sequence ATGAAAGAAAAAGCTAAATTAATAGTTGGAAAGGATGTTATCGCTGAAGAGCATGAGAAGTATGTTAAACCAAGGCGCGCATACGCAAAAATTGATGCGGGAGATCCTGAAAAAGATGCAGTGGGGTTAGGTCTATCAGGAGGCGGGATTCGCTCCGCCACCTTCAATCTAGGGATATTACAGGCCGTGGAGCTTTATGGCTTTTTAAAGCGAGTAGATTATCTTTCCACAGTCTCAGGAGGCGGGTACATTGGTAGTGCACTGACTTGGTTTATGTCTTTTCATCGTTCTGCTTTTCCTTTTCCAACAGAACGATGGTACGGGGAGCAATACAAAGCTGCGCAGAAGGCCGATACTATTGGTACCCTACATGAACATGCTTCTTACCTCACCCCTAGCCAAGGTTTGAACTTATGGTCATTGATTGCATTTATCCTAGGGGGCACGCTCATCAATCTGTTAGTGATTATTCCGCTTTTTTCGTAA
- the sbcB gene encoding exodeoxyribonuclease I — MSVTTFLWHDYETFGSQTRQDWPAQFAGIRTDADLNEIGDPMVWYCQPPLDRLPNPESCLITGITPQKSLDQGLPEYRFADAINTALSTPGTIGVGYNSIRFDDEVTRFLLWRNLIDPYAREWQNNCSRWDLFNVVLCAYALRPNGIEWPLNDDGQPSFKLEKLSAANHLIHLQAHDALADTRASLALARLIRNQQPKLFDFCLSLRNKDRVAQELGLPITPNLRPFLHISSKFSAARGCLAVMAPLAMHPYNKNELLAWDLAADPSELIVLTADEVRERLFTATSDLPKDVVRLPIKGVHLNKSPIVIRNLKTLIPERAERWGVDWNVVERNLKRLRQLPDLGSLWRAVYSRPEKSSLTDVDEDLYSGFLSASDRHHLDRLRTLPPQELVGLSPSFDDKRLPELLFRYRARNFPETLNAVESKRWHQYCQERLRNSPNRMDTLQPLAQDQHSQLVLEALYQWEQQLMLDT; from the coding sequence ATGAGTGTGACTACTTTCCTCTGGCATGATTATGAGACGTTTGGCTCTCAGACACGCCAAGATTGGCCCGCTCAGTTTGCTGGGATTAGGACTGATGCTGATTTAAATGAAATTGGCGATCCAATGGTGTGGTATTGTCAGCCACCCTTGGATCGACTCCCCAATCCCGAATCTTGCTTAATAACTGGGATTACACCCCAAAAAAGCTTGGATCAAGGATTACCTGAATACCGCTTTGCGGATGCCATTAATACGGCTTTGAGTACACCTGGGACGATTGGTGTGGGGTATAACTCTATTCGTTTTGATGATGAGGTTACGCGCTTTTTGTTATGGCGTAATCTAATAGATCCCTATGCCCGAGAGTGGCAAAATAATTGCAGCCGCTGGGATCTTTTCAATGTAGTACTCTGTGCCTATGCATTGCGACCAAACGGTATTGAGTGGCCCCTAAATGATGATGGCCAGCCTAGTTTTAAACTGGAAAAGCTCAGCGCTGCTAATCATCTGATACATCTACAGGCTCATGACGCGCTTGCAGATACCCGGGCTAGCCTTGCGTTAGCACGGTTAATTCGCAATCAGCAGCCTAAGCTGTTTGATTTTTGTTTATCTCTACGTAATAAGGATAGGGTAGCTCAGGAGCTGGGATTGCCCATAACGCCTAATCTGCGTCCTTTTTTGCATATCAGCAGTAAATTTAGCGCTGCCCGGGGTTGTCTAGCCGTGATGGCTCCCTTGGCTATGCACCCATACAATAAAAATGAGTTACTGGCTTGGGATTTAGCAGCTGATCCTTCAGAATTGATTGTATTAACAGCCGATGAGGTGCGGGAGCGTTTATTTACCGCTACATCCGATCTGCCTAAAGATGTTGTACGATTGCCTATTAAGGGGGTTCATCTTAATAAATCCCCGATTGTTATCCGTAATTTAAAAACCTTAATTCCTGAACGTGCCGAACGCTGGGGTGTGGATTGGAACGTCGTGGAGCGTAATCTTAAGCGCTTGCGTCAGCTGCCAGATTTGGGTTCATTGTGGAGAGCTGTTTATTCTAGGCCCGAGAAAAGTAGTCTTACTGATGTGGATGAGGATTTATACAGTGGCTTTTTAAGCGCCTCAGATCGCCATCATTTGGATCGATTGCGTACCTTGCCTCCACAGGAATTGGTAGGACTATCCCCTAGTTTTGATGATAAGCGTCTACCCGAGCTGCTATTTCGGTACCGTGCCCGCAATTTTCCCGAGACATTGAATGCTGTTGAATCTAAACGCTGGCACCAGTACTGCCAAGAACGATTACGCAATAGTCCAAATCGAATGGATACACTACAACCATTGGCGCAAGATCAACATAGTCAGTTGGTACTGGAAGCATTATATCAATGGGAACAGCAGCTTATGCTAGATACTTAA